The proteins below are encoded in one region of Enhydrobacter sp.:
- a CDS encoding tetratricopeptide repeat protein: protein MKVVAGLHSACSPAKDGSIFLLAHGVGGPMLDCFRRWQLALLLFGLTASMAVPARADSPLTARGLAAYSAGRYTEALDDWQRAAQAGDGQAALYAGLLNDLGRGVPRDLNAARTWYERAAALGNSTAMFNIGVLYDSGIGVPCDRVVAADWYRKAAAHGVGRAAYALGLMYEAGDGVPHDRSQATRYFRLALASGITAARPHLGSLGNSSERVGNDKVADREPPKDGAVEDFNRAQELLLESTPEALSAAIALLRQAADKGDPAAAYNLGYCYENGIGTEVDRQQAFTWYKRAARSPTFTVRHAALAAMEKLAAGSGPSELQESQSAVATSGPVP from the coding sequence GGACGGCTCCATATTTTTGTTGGCGCACGGGGTTGGGGGCCCGATGTTGGACTGTTTCCGACGGTGGCAACTTGCCCTGCTGCTCTTCGGCCTGACCGCCAGCATGGCGGTGCCTGCCCGCGCAGACTCACCTTTGACAGCCCGAGGACTGGCCGCCTACTCGGCCGGCCGATACACGGAGGCATTGGACGACTGGCAGCGCGCAGCGCAGGCCGGGGATGGGCAGGCCGCGCTGTATGCCGGATTGCTGAACGATCTCGGACGCGGCGTGCCGCGAGACCTGAACGCGGCACGGACATGGTACGAACGCGCGGCGGCGCTGGGCAATTCGACTGCGATGTTCAATATCGGCGTCCTCTACGATTCCGGCATCGGCGTGCCCTGCGATCGCGTCGTCGCCGCCGATTGGTATCGGAAAGCTGCCGCCCACGGAGTCGGGCGTGCCGCCTATGCGCTTGGGCTCATGTACGAGGCCGGTGACGGCGTGCCTCACGATCGATCGCAAGCGACGCGGTATTTCCGGCTGGCGCTGGCGAGCGGTATCACGGCCGCACGTCCCCACCTTGGATCGCTCGGCAATTCGAGCGAAAGGGTCGGCAACGACAAGGTCGCCGACAGAGAACCGCCGAAAGACGGCGCGGTCGAGGACTTCAACCGCGCGCAGGAGCTGTTGCTCGAGAGCACGCCCGAGGCGCTGTCAGCGGCGATCGCCTTGCTTCGACAGGCGGCGGACAAAGGCGACCCGGCGGCTGCATACAATCTCGGCTATTGCTACGAGAACGGCATCGGCACCGAGGTCGATCGGCAGCAGGCGTTTACCTGGTACAAGCGCGCGGCCCGATCGCCGACATTCACGGTACGGCACGCGGCCCTGGCGGCCATGGAAAAACTCGCCGCTGGCTCGGGT